GCTGGGAGGGCGGCCGCCCGCTCGTGACTGGCTGGTCTGCCTGCCTCTCGCTGTAGCGGTTGgtgctttcccctccctctccccccaaccgCGAGCCTCGAGGTTCCTTAGCTGGTCCAGGCCGAGTCAGTGTCAGTCAGGGAGGCGGACTGCTGAGCACTGGGTGCGGGCGCTCCTTTGCAATCTCGCTCCGGGGCTGGTGCCTGCACTCGCGCCGCCGGCTGGGAAGGATGAAGCCGCAGCTGGAGCAGCCACCCTATGATTGGCTGTGGCGCTTGTGAACCCAAAGTAAAGATGGCGGGCGGGCAGGCATCTGCCGCACTGCCCACTTGGAAGATGGCGGCGCACCGCAGCCTCAGCGTCCGCGGCCGGGGGGTCCTGCAGGCGGCGGCGAAAAGGCTGCTGCCACTGCTACTGCTGAGCTGCTGCTGCGGCGCGGGACGCTGTGCCGCGGCGGGCGAGAGCGAGGAGACGGTGATCATCGGGTTGCGGCTGGAGGACACGAACGACGTGTCGTTCATGGAAGGGGGGGCGCTGCGGGTGAGCGAGCGGACTCGGGTCAAGCTGCGGGTGTACGGGCAGAACATCAACAACGAGACGTGGACCCGCATCGCCTTCACTGAGCACGAGCGGCGGCGTCACAGCCCTGGAGAGCGTGGGCTGGGGGGCCCCGCGCCACCAGAGCCGGACAGCGGCCCCCAGCTCTGCGGAATGCGCACATCAGATATCATCATCTTGCCCCATATCATTCTCAACCGCCGTACATCGGGCATCATTGAGATCGAGATCAAGCCGCTGCGCAAGATGGAGAAGAGCAAGTCCTATTACCTGTGCACATCGCTGTCCACGCCAGCCCTGGGCGCCGGCGGCCCGGGGTCCGGGGGTGGCACTGTCGGGGGCAAGGGCGGCTCCGGGGTGGCCGGGCTCCCGCCGGCCCCATGGGCTGAGACCACCTGGATTTACCACGACGGCGAGGACACCAAAATGATCGTGGGCGAGGAGAAGAAGTTCTTGCTGCCCTTCTGGCTGCAGGTGATCTTTATTTCGCTGCTCCTGTGCCTATCGGGCATGTTTAGCGGCCTCAACCTGGGGCTCATGGCCCTGGACCCGATGGAGCTGCGCATCGTGCAGAACTGCGGCACCGAAAAGGAGAAGAATTACGCCAAGCGCATCGAGCCCGTGCGCAGGCAGGGCAACTACCTGCTGTGTTCGCTGCTGCTGGGCAACGTGCTGGTCAACACCACGCTCACCATCCTGCTCGACGACATCGCTGGCTCAGGCCTCGTGGCCGTGGTGGTCTCCACCATCGGCATCGTCATCTTCGGGGAGATCGTGCCCCAGGCCATCTGCTCCCGGCACGGCCTGGCCGTAGGGGCCAACACCATCTTCCTCACCAAGTTTTTCATGATGATGACCTTCCCCGCTTCTTACCCAGTCAGCAAGCTGCTGGACTGCGTCCTGGGCCAGGAGATAGGCACAGTCTATAATCGGGAGAAACTGCTGGAGATGCTCCGGGTCACAGACCCCTACAATGACCTCGTTAAGGAGGAGCTGAACATCATCCAAGGGGCGCTGGAGCTCCGCACCAAGACGGTGGAGGACGTGATGACTCCCCTCCGAGACTGCTTCATGATCACCGGTGAAGCCATTCTGGACTTCAACACAATGTCGGAGATCATGGAGAGCGGCTACACTCGCATTCCAGTGTTCGAGGGGGAGCGCTCCAACATCGTGGACCTCCTATTTGTCAAAGACTTGGCATTCGTGGATCCGGATGACTGTACTCCCCTGAAAACCATCACTAAATTTTACAACCACCCCTTACACTTTGTTTTCAATGACACCAAGTTGGACGCTATGCTGGAAGAATTTAAGAAAGGTGGGAAATTTTGGTATCTTTCATtggcttgctctttctctctctccatcttcctccctGCTTGACTCCTCAACCCCCCAAGGCGAGTTGACCGGAATTTCTCCTCTCTTTTAATTGCAAAGTTGAAAGGGTGGCTTGGATTTGGGGATGGGTTGAACTAGAAAGCGCTTGTAGGTTCTTTAAAAGCACAAGACTGCCATCACTTACTTTTTCCCCTATCAAAAATGAAGGCTTTCTATTTTCTCTGCACGATACTTTCCTAGCTCTTTGGTCTGGAGTGCTCTGCTGCATTCATTGCCCGGGGTTGCGAGTGGGTGGATAAAAGGAGGGGGCGGCAATGCCATGCTTTGCTTTGCCATTTGGTTGACATGTACTAATTGTAggcatttggaaaacatttaaatagcTTTTCTAAACCCTATAcagtccctctcctcctccttaaaCATTCACTGACGTTTCAGAGATTGGGAGTGCATTTTCAATAGCTTCAGTTCCTGGTTGTCAGGTGACCTATGGAGGAAGAGTGGGGTCTGCCTTTGGTGATAGGGGATGGGATAAACCAAGTATGACCG
The nucleotide sequence above comes from Desmodus rotundus isolate HL8 unplaced genomic scaffold, HLdesRot8A.1 manual_scaffold_462, whole genome shotgun sequence. Encoded proteins:
- the LOC128780119 gene encoding metal transporter CNNM2: MIGCGACEPKVKMAGGQASAALPTWKMAAHRSLSVRGRGVLQAAAKRLLPLLLLSCCCGAGRCAAAGESEETVIIGLRLEDTNDVSFMEGGALRVSERTRVKLRVYGQNINNETWTRIAFTEHERRRHSPGERGLGGPAPPEPDSGPQLCGMRTSDIIILPHIILNRRTSGIIEIEIKPLRKMEKSKSYYLCTSLSTPALGAGGPGSGGGTVGGKGGSGVAGLPPAPWAETTWIYHDGEDTKMIVGEEKKFLLPFWLQVIFISLLLCLSGMFSGLNLGLMALDPMELRIVQNCGTEKEKNYAKRIEPVRRQGNYLLCSLLLGNVLVNTTLTILLDDIAGSGLVAVVVSTIGIVIFGEIVPQAICSRHGLAVGANTIFLTKFFMMMTFPASYPVSKLLDCVLGQEIGTVYNREKLLEMLRVTDPYNDLVKEELNIIQGALELRTKTVEDVMTPLRDCFMITGEAILDFNTMSEIMESGYTRIPVFEGERSNIVDLLFVKDLAFVDPDDCTPLKTITKFYNHPLHFVFNDTKLDAMLEEFKKGGKFWYLSLACSFSLSIFLPA